In the genome of Hippoglossus hippoglossus isolate fHipHip1 chromosome 12, fHipHip1.pri, whole genome shotgun sequence, one region contains:
- the hmgcs1 gene encoding hydroxymethylglutaryl-CoA synthase, cytoplasmic isoform X1 — MPGSAQISCMGPWPKDVGIIAMELYFPAQYVDQTELEQYDGAAAGKYTIGLGQARMGFCSDCEDINSLCLTVVQRLMERNGLSYDSVGRLEVGTETIIDKSKSVKTVLMQLFEDSGNTDVEGIDTTNACYGGTAALFNAVNWVESSSWDGRYALVVAGDIAVYATGSARPTGGAGAVAMLVGPNAPLAFERGLRGTHMQHAYDFYKPDLMSEYPVVDGKLSIECYLGALDRCYSVYRNKIHAQWQREGLENRFSLEDFGYLVFHSPYCKLVQKSLARLMLNDFLSHPSPNTETGPFTGLDAFRDIRPEETYFDRDVEKAFMKASADLFERKTKASLLISNENGNMYTPSVYGCLASVIAQHTPSQIAGQRVGLFSYGSGFAATLYSLRVTQDHTPGSTLDKLVSSLSDLKVRLDSRKKVSPAVFSENMKLREETHHLASYVPRGSVEDLFPGTWYLTRVDDKHRREYARTPLDRDLPAEPELLARSNATTEQHIPSPAKKMPRIPPTTTIIPEAAVSN; from the exons ATGCCTGGATCAGCTCAGATCAGTTGTATGGGACCATGGCCCAAAGACGTGGGCATCATCGCCATGGAGCTGTACTTCCCGGCCCAGTATGTGGACCAAACCGAGCTGGAGCAGTACGACGGCGCGGCAGCCGGCAAATACACCATCGGCCTGGGCCAAGCTCGCATGGGCTTCTGCTCGGACTGCGAAGATATCAACTCCTTGTGTCTGACTGTGGTCCAGAGGCTGATGGAGAGGAACGGCCTGTCCTACGACAGCGTGGGTCGACTGGAGGTCGGCACAGAGACCATCATCGACAAGTCCAAGTCCGTCAAGACGGTCCTCATGCAGCTGTTTGAGGACTCGGGGAATACAGATGTGGAGGGCATCGACACCACAAACGCCTGCTACGGCGGCACGGCAGCGCTCTTCAATGCCGTCAACTGGGTAGAATCCAGCTCATGGGACG gccgTTATGCTTTGGTGGTAGCGGGGGACATCGCCGTCTACGCAACAGGAAGTGCACGGCCCACAGGGGGAGCTGGTGCAGTGGCCATGCTGGTGGGACCGAACGCACCTCTGGCCTTTGAACGAG GTCTGCGAGGAACTCACATGCAGCACGCGTACGACTTCTACAAGCCTGACCTGATGTCGGAGTACCCTGTGGTGGACGGCAAGCTGTCCATCGAGTGCTACCTGGGGGCCTTGGACCGCTGCTATTCAGTGTATCGCAACAAGATCCACGCTCAGTGGCAGAGAG AGGGCTTGGAGAACCGCTTCAGCCTGGAGGACTTTGGTTATCTCGTCTTTCACTCCCCGTACTGTAAGCTGGTGCAGAAGTCGTTGGCCAGACTGATGCTGAACGACTTTCTGAGCCACCCCAGCCCCAACACCGAGACGGGACCCTTCACTGGCCTTGACGCCTTCAG AGATATTCGACCAGAAGAAACCTACTTTGACCGGGATGTGGAGAAGGCATTCATGAAGGCCAGTGCCGATCTGTTTGAGAGGAAGACCAAGGCCTCGCTGCTGATCTCCAACGAGAACGGAAACATGTACACGCCCTCCGTCTACGGCTGCCTGGCATCTGTCATTGCACA ACACACACCGTCGCAGATCGCAGGACAGAGGGTCGGACTTTTCTCCTACGGTTCAGGATTTGCTGCGACTCTGTATTCTCTCCGCGTCACACAGGACCACACCCCCG GATCTACTTTGGACAAACTGGTGTCGAGCCTGAGCGACCTGAAGGTCAGACTGGACTCCAGGAAGAAGGTTTCACCTGCCGTCTTCTCTGAGAACATGAAGCTGAGGGAGGAGACGCACCACTTGG CCAGCTACGTCCCTCGAGGCTCGGTGGAGGATCTGTTCCCAGGAACGTGGTACCTGACGCGAGTGGACGACAAACACCGCAGGGAATACGCCCGCACACCTCTGGACCGCGACCTGCCGGCGGAGCCCGAACTTCTCGCTCGCTCCAACGCAACCACAGAG CAGCACATCCCGAGTCCAGCCAAGAAGATGCCTCGcatcccccccaccaccaccatcatccccgAGGCGGCCGTCAGCAACTGA
- the hmgcs1 gene encoding hydroxymethylglutaryl-CoA synthase, cytoplasmic isoform X2 encodes MPGSAQISCMGPWPKDVGIIAMELYFPAQYVDQTELEQYDGAAAGKYTIGLGQARMGFCSDCEDINSLCLTVVQRLMERNGLSYDSVGRLEVGTETIIDKSKSVKTVLMQLFEDSGNTDVEGIDTTNACYGGTAALFNAVNWVESSSWDGRYALVVAGDIAVYATGSARPTGGAGAVAMLVGPNAPLAFERGLRGTHMQHAYDFYKPDLMSEYPVVDGKLSIECYLGALDRCYSVYRNKIHAQWQREGLENRFSLEDFGYLVFHSPYCKLVQKSLARLMLNDFLSHPSPNTETGPFTGLDAFRDIRPEETYFDRDVEKAFMKASADLFERKTKASLLISNENGNMYTPSVYGCLASVIAQHTPSQIAGQRVGLFSYGSGFAATLYSLRVTQDHTPGSTLDKLVSSLSDLKVRLDSRKKVSPAVFSENMKLREETHHLASYVPRGSVEDLFPGTWYLTRVDDKHRREYARTPLDRDLPAEPELLARSNATTEHIPSPAKKMPRIPPTTTIIPEAAVSN; translated from the exons ATGCCTGGATCAGCTCAGATCAGTTGTATGGGACCATGGCCCAAAGACGTGGGCATCATCGCCATGGAGCTGTACTTCCCGGCCCAGTATGTGGACCAAACCGAGCTGGAGCAGTACGACGGCGCGGCAGCCGGCAAATACACCATCGGCCTGGGCCAAGCTCGCATGGGCTTCTGCTCGGACTGCGAAGATATCAACTCCTTGTGTCTGACTGTGGTCCAGAGGCTGATGGAGAGGAACGGCCTGTCCTACGACAGCGTGGGTCGACTGGAGGTCGGCACAGAGACCATCATCGACAAGTCCAAGTCCGTCAAGACGGTCCTCATGCAGCTGTTTGAGGACTCGGGGAATACAGATGTGGAGGGCATCGACACCACAAACGCCTGCTACGGCGGCACGGCAGCGCTCTTCAATGCCGTCAACTGGGTAGAATCCAGCTCATGGGACG gccgTTATGCTTTGGTGGTAGCGGGGGACATCGCCGTCTACGCAACAGGAAGTGCACGGCCCACAGGGGGAGCTGGTGCAGTGGCCATGCTGGTGGGACCGAACGCACCTCTGGCCTTTGAACGAG GTCTGCGAGGAACTCACATGCAGCACGCGTACGACTTCTACAAGCCTGACCTGATGTCGGAGTACCCTGTGGTGGACGGCAAGCTGTCCATCGAGTGCTACCTGGGGGCCTTGGACCGCTGCTATTCAGTGTATCGCAACAAGATCCACGCTCAGTGGCAGAGAG AGGGCTTGGAGAACCGCTTCAGCCTGGAGGACTTTGGTTATCTCGTCTTTCACTCCCCGTACTGTAAGCTGGTGCAGAAGTCGTTGGCCAGACTGATGCTGAACGACTTTCTGAGCCACCCCAGCCCCAACACCGAGACGGGACCCTTCACTGGCCTTGACGCCTTCAG AGATATTCGACCAGAAGAAACCTACTTTGACCGGGATGTGGAGAAGGCATTCATGAAGGCCAGTGCCGATCTGTTTGAGAGGAAGACCAAGGCCTCGCTGCTGATCTCCAACGAGAACGGAAACATGTACACGCCCTCCGTCTACGGCTGCCTGGCATCTGTCATTGCACA ACACACACCGTCGCAGATCGCAGGACAGAGGGTCGGACTTTTCTCCTACGGTTCAGGATTTGCTGCGACTCTGTATTCTCTCCGCGTCACACAGGACCACACCCCCG GATCTACTTTGGACAAACTGGTGTCGAGCCTGAGCGACCTGAAGGTCAGACTGGACTCCAGGAAGAAGGTTTCACCTGCCGTCTTCTCTGAGAACATGAAGCTGAGGGAGGAGACGCACCACTTGG CCAGCTACGTCCCTCGAGGCTCGGTGGAGGATCTGTTCCCAGGAACGTGGTACCTGACGCGAGTGGACGACAAACACCGCAGGGAATACGCCCGCACACCTCTGGACCGCGACCTGCCGGCGGAGCCCGAACTTCTCGCTCGCTCCAACGCAACCACAGAG CACATCCCGAGTCCAGCCAAGAAGATGCCTCGcatcccccccaccaccaccatcatccccgAGGCGGCCGTCAGCAACTGA